DNA sequence from the Antarctobacter heliothermus genome:
CTGGCACAACAAGACTGTGACATCTCCCAAATCGTGGCACAGGACCTTGCGGACGGCATCGGGTTGAAGATTTCCAAGGCAGGCGGCCTCACCCACGGACGCCGTCACCGTGACATCTGTGTCGCTGCTGGGTTAACTGTGTCTGTGCAAGACACCGTCGGTTCGACCATCGCCTTTGCGGGCATCGCCCATCTGGGGGCGACGGTGCCACAACGATACCTGCGCTGCATTCTGGATTGCCGTGATATGGTTACACTTGAAACCGCCGATTTTGACGCACCCATTACAGATGGCGGCGTCCTTACGCCCATGTCTCCAGGCCTTGGCATCACGGTGAAACGAGACGCCTTGAGCGATCCCGTCGCAACATGGCGGTGATTAAAGTTTATCGGCACAAACCCTGAAGCCGCCATTCGCTGCGGTGCCAAAAAATGTTAATTTGGGCTCAGACCTGCCGTTAGCTGCCCAAGACAGGGAAGACGGCTATGTGCGGACGAAGCCCCAATTCGCTGCGGCTGCGCGAAAGTCAGCTATGCTTTGAATTCCATATACGCCGCCTCGTTTCGTCTCGGCTCTCGTAGGTCTCAATCACGCCTTCTAAATCGTCAGGCGAAAGCGCAGCATCCCCATTTGCATTCTGTGTGATCTGCATCGTGTACCACGCGGTCACACCGCCTTCTGGCGGGTTCTTAAAACGTGGAAACTGCGGCTCACCGCGCTGACCAGACAGCCAAAATGACGGAAGTTCCGGATCGACTACCAGCGCACGAGCCAACCCGATGAGATCGGCCTTGCCTTCGACAATGGCGTTTTCGGCCTGAGCGCGTGTTTTGAACCCGCCGGTGACCATCAAAGGTATCTTTGTTTTTTCGCGGGCGCGACCTGCGAATTCCAAGAAATAGGGGCCGGAGCCTGCTCGATCAGACGAGGATGCCGCACCGGGGAAGTATGTGCCGCCGCTGATGTCGATAAGGTCGATTGCCATTTGATCTACAGCGGCAATGACCTCAAGGGCCTCATCCTCAGCAAAACCGCCCTCGAGCTGATCCGTGGCGTTCAATTTGATACCGACCGGAAATTCAGGACCTACAGCTTTTCGCACTTCATTGATTACTTCGAGCAGCAGCCGCATTCGGTTTTGCAGAGAACCACCATAGGCATCTTCTCGTTTGTTGAACAAAGGTGACAGAAACTGACTGAGTAGAAATCCATGCGCCGCGTGTACCTGCACTCCTCCAAACCCAAGTTCCTTTGCAAGGCTGGCGGTGCGGGTAAATTCGGCGGGCAGCGCGCCTATCTCTTCCATAGTTAACGCGCCGCAAGTCAGGCCGGGTAGGTTCAGCGCGCTCGGTCCTTTTGGTGTGCTGATTGGGGCATCCGCCATTGCACCCGCGTGTCCAAGTTGGAGCCATAGCTGCGCGTTGTCGGTTGCACCTGCTTTTGCGAGGCGCTCAAACAAGCCGCTGTCTGATTGGTTATTCAAAATGAGATTGCCGGGCTTCTCAGCAAAGTAAGGTGTGCCTTGAGCCTCACCGATTATGGACAACGCAAGACCGCCCTCGGCCCACCGTTCGTAAAGCCTGATCTGATCATCAGTTGGATTGCCAGCGCCATCACCAAGAGAGTCAGACATCGCAGACTTGGCGATCCGGTTCTTTAACGTAGCCCCGCATGGCAGTGTCAGCGGTTGGGCGAGTGGCGAAGTTTGCATTTTGATATGAGGCCTCGTAATTCCGTTGTCGTGATACGTCAAAGCGGCCATTTGTGCAAAGCGCAGCATCAAGTAGTTTGGGCTCTTTGCCGACATTCTCTGCAT
Encoded proteins:
- a CDS encoding NADH:flavin oxidoreductase/NADH oxidase family protein, which codes for MQMQRMSAKSPNYLMLRFAQMAALTYHDNGITRPHIKMQTSPLAQPLTLPCGATLKNRIAKSAMSDSLGDGAGNPTDDQIRLYERWAEGGLALSIIGEAQGTPYFAEKPGNLILNNQSDSGLFERLAKAGATDNAQLWLQLGHAGAMADAPISTPKGPSALNLPGLTCGALTMEEIGALPAEFTRTASLAKELGFGGVQVHAAHGFLLSQFLSPLFNKREDAYGGSLQNRMRLLLEVINEVRKAVGPEFPVGIKLNATDQLEGGFAEDEALEVIAAVDQMAIDLIDISGGTYFPGAASSSDRAGSGPYFLEFAGRAREKTKIPLMVTGGFKTRAQAENAIVEGKADLIGLARALVVDPELPSFWLSGQRGEPQFPRFKNPPEGGVTAWYTMQITQNANGDAALSPDDLEGVIETYESRDETRRRIWNSKHS